The Rosa chinensis cultivar Old Blush chromosome 7, RchiOBHm-V2, whole genome shotgun sequence DNA segment TCAACATCATGCTGACTTGAAAATGCCACGTTTGATTTCTCTCGTAGCGAGCTAGTTACAAGGAAACTAAAAGCTAGACGGCATATCTGACAATTGACAAGTATATATTCAATGGAAAGGAACAGCTCCATGTTCTAGTCAAGCCTTAAGATACCATCGCGGATTTTTCTTCCAACTAAAATTTACCAAAcagaccaaaaacaaagaagaagaaacctgTATAGTCAAAATAGCAGAGATGGGTGTGTCCTTAATATAACTGTTGGCTGTTTGGGGGTGTCATGCTTTACAGAGACAGGTCCACTGCCAAAGCTTAGTTTGCTATATGAAGCTTCTTCACTTCTGCTTCAAAGGCATAACCTTCATCATTCAACTAGGGAATGCTATGGGGGCCCCTACCCTAGATTATGGTATAGCTAGATGTAGGTAGGCATCTAGGCACAGATAGATATGTATATAAATTGATGAGGATCGGATCGGATCAATCTGAGTACAACAGAGTGAGCACTGGTGCATTATAGAGTTCAGTGATATCAGTATGTAGGGCTGCGTATGGATCTGACTAGTAGCAGTAGTACTGTAGTAGTACTGTTGAAGCATGCtgagctgctgctgctgctgcagctAAAAGAGTACGGCATGGAGGACAAGCATAACGAAATGCTAGACATATCACTATTCCACTAAACAGTTATCACCAACTCCTCCTCCATGGCCATTTTGTCCATTTCTGGACAGTTAAAACTGGGTTTCCTTCAGTTAATTTGTTATGGGCAGAAATGTGTTTTCGTTCCCTATTTTCTTCTGGGCAATATTGATTCTGATGGAAAATACTGTGGGAGCTAAGTTCCAAGTCCAACCATGTAACCCTAAATTTGTGTTTGTACAGTctatttggttttgaatttccTTCTGCATTATCTGCTGGTTTTTCCACAGGGTTTTGTTTTCGGAATCCAATAGTAAATCTAATATCATCCCCTCGATCGGTTTACTGTAACTAAAATTTATATGTAAGCATTCGATGATTAGGGTTTGATAATTGATACCGAACCCTTTGAAGAAGAATTCGAACAAATGGAGAAGAGTGCAGTCCCCACCCTAGCTAGTACGAAATAGAGGGCAGTAGGTTTCAGCTAGGGTTTGATAGGCGTAATCAATGACGCCAAAGAAAGTATGAGTATTCTTCGTTTTGAAATTTCTATATCGTGTTTTTAAAGACCTACTTTGCCAAACAAAGGCCAAACGCGTGCAATCTACACTAGTCACTTTGCATGGCCCACGTTGATATTTTCCTTCGTTTTAATGCACATTATTCCCGTGATGTATGTGATTGTGATATATAGTCTCTTTGgccaagaagaagaacaatGTCATACTCGATCTCCTAACACGTCCAATTAAGTAGTTTGGCTCTTTTTCATGGTAAAAATGAGAGCATCTTTACTTCATAGAATAGAatagaaaagaaatataaatCCCTGTTCCATGTCATTCTCATTCAATGATTCATTTACTGTTCaaatcgatgaaatatttaaatcACTACTACTAGCTAGCTAAGACGTGTAAAGCTTATGCTAAGAATACGAAAGTATATATATTCTTCTTGATATAACAATCTCAAATGGAAAAGGGGTCAGCGTTTTGAAAAGTGACTCCgatgggtttttgtttttcaacgaATTCCAAGAATGAGCTAGTGAGGTGAAATTGTTGGGAAAAACTATATGAGACTGTGTACGTAGTTTTGAATTTAGGATTTAGTTTTTTATTATCAAGGTATTAGCTAAAATCTAAGCGGGGACtagaatatatataaaatgaTGTGTTTACATCTTAATTAATGATTCGTTATTGTCACGTGGTTAATCCTTTGTTGTGCTAGCTATTTGCTGTCAGATATTCACTTGCTAGCTAGGCTTAGTACGTACGtgttggatatatatatatatatatatatatatatatatcatagtTAGTAAAAAACATGACGTGTATAGTACGAGAAAAATACGTACGTGTATTATTCGGACATTTGATCAAATAGTTCATTGAAAAGTTCGgcaaaatattttaaattaattaaataattaaaattttaaattaaaaataataatttatgttcattttttgtttaataatatgtgtaaaatacggaaaaaaaacttaaaaatcaTGAATAGTACGTGTATAATACTTTTGGATTCAAAAGTATGGAAAGTTTAACGAGTCCTTCAAAAATACGAAGTATGgaagtatttttgaaaaaaaacgtAAGTACGTGTTTTATTCGCGTATAATACGAAAAATTACTAATTaggatatatatgtgtgtgtgtgtgtggaaaatGTGATGTTTTGAGTGAAAATTTATTAGATTTATTCCCCTAGTTCACTCATTGCTATTTACTGTTTAGTTTTAGGTCAAATGCAAGCATGCCAAAATAAGCTAACCATTTAACTGGAGTTAAATGCACGACACCTGTAAAACGGAACTTGTACGTTTAGGGCTGATCGCTAAGCTTTCTGAAGGCATATGGCATATGGCATATTTGCGCGGCAtgctttatttgtttctttctctcaCCCAACATTCCATGTCCCCAAAAGTTAAATATGGACCATCTACCCCCATCTGGGTCTGCTCAAGACTCGATCTCGAACCGTCAAAGAAGCTAAACAACCAACGGCTGTGATGAACTGACTTTTCACTTTTGGTTCGTTATTATCTCTGATAATTTACTGTCATGCATAAAAGCAAAGCAAGATAGATGGAaaaaagacgaagaagaagaagaagaagaagcagcagcagcaatgAAATTTAAGGAGGACACAAAAAAGGCTGTGGGGCTGAACAGTCCTTCTGTATTACACAGACAGCTCTACGGCTTTCAAAATTTTTTGGTGACAGAGCAACAGAGCATTAACAACGACAGTGCATGCAGAGGGTGAGGTTGATGCAGCCGATCCCATAAGAAATAACAACCGCAATTTTAGAGTAAATATGAAAGCAATAGGTCATTGGGGGGTTCACAGTTCCACACCCTAAAAGCTTCAAAGCAGCCGTAAAGATGTGCTCAAAAACCTTACTATATTTGtaaaagaagaagacgaagataCCTAACAGAATTAAacaggagaaggagaggagctAGCCAGGTGGGCCTCATCGATCAGCCTGAGCCTGATCAGAAAATAAAGCTTTGCTTTTTTCTGACGACCCACCTCACCTGGATGGGATGATATGTTTGTTATAAATGTGGATATGTGCTAGCTGATCGATAGAGATGTATATGTACCGATCTAACATTTAATGATAGGAATCCAGTTTCATGCTAAGGTATCCAAACTGAACCCAGTTGGCCAACCCTTATCTCCACTATTCCTTTCCTTTTTCGTCTCTTTCTATCACAGTTTCTTTCCCCCTCACTCAACTAGCTCCTTGGAGTCTTTTTTCGTTTCTATTTTCCCCGAAATTACTACCATGTTGATGATTGATGAACAGAGTGTACTACGTACATacttgttttgggttttggatCGACCTATGTGGTTCTTTTATTCCTTTagagtaattttattttttggacgAGTATTCCTTTACAGTATAGAttaattgtttttctttaaCGGGTTTATGCCAGTGAGAGTTGGCAGGATTGGCAAGGCCTAAGTTTGAGTGGAAATCCATCTAAGTTCGTTCAAGCCCCAACAATaagggattcaaatttgctcatcatttttattttgtggtgatatcaccaccaaATTAAAACTTGCCATGTCAtataaaattaattgaatatttaaaatataattttttaataaaacatcataattaactataattgtgttttataacacatgactCGGTATCACCACCAATATACtttggtgagcaaatttgaatccaacaATAAGTCACGAAAACGGGTTAACACTTGTGGGGCCACCATCGGTGAACACAGTGAGGTTTATGAGTCCACCAGTACGCTTAAGAGAGCATTACCGATCCAGAAGCGGCCATCCGCGGATACCTCCGGGTTCTTCAAGGTGGAAAACTTTAGGATCAACAGGGTCTGTCCACTCCTATTAATACTTGCGATCAACTGCTGGATTGGAAGTTGCGCTCTTACATCACAGACATTGGTTGTGGTTCAGCGAGGCCTTTGTCGGGGAGCCTCTCCCTAACCTAAATTTTCATTGCTGAAAAAAAAAGTGCCAATGTATATCTTTCAGAACAATGATTTTTGTGGGTAGTTTCACTTACTTGAGTAACATTTTGTTTTGCGGAATGAGTTTGATATTACAGAGTCTAGGAATAGTTACTAGGGTTTCATTGATCCAAATTATGTATGCCATATTTTCCCATCCTCGTAGCTCAGAGCTCATTACCTTAGGTCTATCTTACAGATCTTATATATGTCCCAGTGAGAAAATGGGTTTATTAAAATGTGATTTTGATAATAACTTGTTTTAACTATGAAACGATAATACGAGTTtagaaaaaagaatgaaaatggttaaaagaaaatgagaaaaccgTAAGAAAAGTTGCCGGTATTGCTCAAATGTAATTAGTTAATTACCATTTCCAGCTATCCttccaatttatttatttatttttttttttttcaacttttcTAACCTGCCAtccatttctttttgtttgtttctcttTACTTTCTCTAGCTATGTGTGTTCCATCAGAATTCAAAGATAATAGACTGTTGGTTTCATATAGAATTATGATGATGTGAAGTGGACCATTTACAAATGGACCATATGAACTATGTGGCAGAGAGtatgaaagagaaagagagcttGGTGTTAAGTCCTGTCTGATTACAtgctcaaaaatcatgaaaaagCCATACTGTTTTACAGAAATTCTGCATGGTAGTAAatgttgaaaaaagaaaaagaaggtgaTGATTCAAACCGAGTGTGATTGTTATTAATGAATGGATTTCTGGGTAAATGGTAAAGTAGTAAATGGATAGTAGATGATGGCAAAGTTTGAGGTCCCCTACTGCCATGATCTGTCACTTTTTGTCCTGGTGGGTAAATGGGTAGTGTTCAATGTCCATGAACAAGTACTACTACTTCCCACTGGGCATTGGGCTCCTATAGCCTACAGTAATGTAACACAATGTTTCATGAGTGGTACCACATGTAGCAACAGTAATCAAttcaaaattcataatcaattatATACTTAATGCCTTTGTTTCTACCCCTTGTCTATTCAgtatttttcttatttactAGGTTTAATTTTTTAATGTTCCCCATTTCTGTCCCAGAGGggatttgatttggtttttaCCATAGGACAGTATCTGCCTACTATAGAAAAATATATTTGCTTTGTGAATGATGAGTATAACTAAGATCCTACTAGTTACAGTTTTAGATGTATAATTTGCAGGCCAAGAAAATATATATGGACTCAAAACTGCCAATACAAAGGTCAACTTTCTTACTGTCATAGTTGTATTATCTGTTGTTATTGTCACAATGATTTCAGATTTGTCCTTGCAATGTTTTACTTTGACATGATTAAGCTGCAAGGCCTAACCCAAATCATCACTTCTTTTTCCTCCAAAGGTTAAATTCCTATAAAAGCTTTTAACAGTACTAAAAGAAGTACCTTTCTGCTTTTTACAGCAATTGAAACAGTagatttattttttctaatagGTAAAAAGTGGCCTATAGTTGGAACTTCAAAGTAGGTACCAGTGCAATCGAAATCATGTGCCCAACCTGTCATGTGCCCAACCTGTAGTGTAGTTCTTCCTGTACTGGGCTTTTGGCCTTCTTTTGaaccagaaacaaaaagaatagaaaATTGTATTGACATTCTCACACAATCAAAATGTATAAGTTTCAATATTAATAGAGGAAGGTTGTTGTCACCAAAAGTAATTCAAACACTTGGAATCATCAAATTTACATTTCACAGACTCTAAGCTAAATAAGATGTAATGCATTATATATACTGCTATTGACTATCAATTGTACATACATACAGGTCAAGAGAGCTTTAAACTCGAACAGTTACTTCTAGGCAGTACCAGCACAAACATGTATGGCCGGTGTCTATGTTAATAGCTTTCTTTTTGCCTCAAAATGTAAGCTCAAACTCTTCCCTAGTTGTCTGGCACCTATCAGTATGACAAGACAAGGTCAAACTAAGAATGAATTCACAAAAAATTGGTAAGGGAAGTAGCCGACCTTATTTTTGTTTAGATTGCGCCATCCCATTTCCAATTTCATGCATCACACATCTTTCATACTTCATGGCACGCAATGTTGCTTCAGCCTCGAGCCACAGTTTTTTGTATACTAAAGCTTGTGGGTCTATCTCGTCCTTGGTTGAATAACTGTCTCTCACAGCATTTCCCATGACCTGCATCTTACCATTACAAATGTAAAGTTTCAGTAACATGAAGCACTGGTATGGAAATTTCAGTATCATATCCACAAACTCTACCTGAATAATGTCTTTGCTCTTCCCAGTAACGTTGCTATATGAAGGAAAGGAATTCAACATTCTCTCAGTAATATCAAGACAACCAACCACATTCTGATGATCAAGTTCATGTGGAACAGCAAGAGCCCCTGTCTTTGTTACTTGAAACCCCATCTTCGAGCACTGAAAGGCATTATTAGGCTTTTAGATGAAAAAATAATAGCATAACATGTCCATGTACTGATGTACCAGAAAGAGAAAAGTGAACAATAACAGGTACCAGAAACCTAACAAGTAACAACCCTAGTTTAATAAGTAATTATGATGAAATTACTTCTGTTAACCAGCGCCCTggtaaacacaaaataaaagccTAATAACTATTTGAGTAATTCTTATTACTAATAAGCCAGAACATTAAATCGACTAGACAAGATAAATAAAGGCATTTTGCAAAGATTAATCTGAACttcattaaatcaatgaacCGACACTAGGAACTCAGTTATAAGCATTCAGAACACATCCAGATATTCATAATGATAACAGAGTAACAGTTACATCTTAGAAAATGGGTAAAATACACAAAAGTCCAACAGTATCCCGATAAATTTTAGAATGGAAAGTGGCCAAGGGAATCCTTATTTGGATCTTTAGAGAGTACAACAAAATTCAACattgtcttcaaatcaaattctcagcatagaagaaaacaaaagaggGACAAAAGACACACATACCCCCGCCTCGATGATCTCCGTTGACTTATTAGGAAAGTATGGAGTGCCTGAAACAGTAAAATCAGGCATTGGAGTCTTTCCTCCAGCCCTATGTTGGAAGCACATACATAGGTTATTGATTATATGCTGGATCAAGTCATGATCATTCAATAAAACGTCATTTGAACAATTTTGTACAAGAAAACTTGACAGATCATGCATCATATTTAGCACTGTTGAAACATCTGTTTTTGAATCTGTAGACAATAACTTGGATATACCCTCGCTGAGCGCAGAGTAACTTCCTGATTTATCAAGCAGGGCATATTCTCTTTTTGGTTCATGGATGTCATTAGAAGTTTGAGTTCCCATTCCATTAAGCGATAATGACGACTTTGATCCTGCTTTATCAACTGATGTATTCTCCTTGGAGAATGAACTAACAGCCCCTACAGCTCCAGATTCACTGTTTTTGAAAGATGAGAAATCATCCGCATCACATTCATTTGCATAGCAATTAACAATTGCTTTAGAAGGCCGAGGAAAAAAATGAGGCGCCAGCGGATTCAGACTATAACTTGCTTCTTGTACATTTTCAATAGAGTGTGAACTCAAAGACCTTGAAACTCCAAGTGGAGTTTGTCTAGAAGCCAGGCTTCCTCTCCAACAAGGTGAGTCCACATCAGAGTCGTTCCCATCTAACTTTGTTGAAAGAGAAACAGCTGCCTCAGCATCCTGATGTTCCGAACTAGATTTATCATAAAGCTTCTCTAAAGTGATTTGTGGATCAGACTTATCTGTTAGTAACGGGTCTGAACCCTCACTAGATACAGTTTTTCCACATTTCCGTTCGTTTCCTTTATCACTCGGACTTTTATCATGGTCAGTCTTTTTGCCTTCACCATACAGCAGCTGATGAAGATCCATTATGTCAGGAGGACTGTATTTAGAAGAATTATCATTGCATTTCACTGCAAAGCTGCCTGTAACCTCAGCATTTTTTGACAAAATGGGattcaagggagaaaaagtTATTCTGGTATCTGATGAACCAAGCCCCAGATCCAGAAAAGCATCGTACCTTGGTGACTGGGAAGCTGTAGAATTAGCCGCACAAGGATCATATTTTGTCAAACCAACCTCACCAAAAGTCATTGTCAAATTACTACGGTTCCAACTTGCAGCTGGTGTGGTATACGTTAGCTCAGGTTGAGAATAACTCTGAAGCATGGATGCAGAGTACATAACTGACATCGGAAACTCATATGAAGTCGCCACAGAATTTACTGCTGAAGAAGAGAAAATTCCAGCATCTACTGGGTCTGTGGAACTTGAAGTGAATGGCGTTTCTCTTCCCATGGTTAAATAACTGCATTTCTCATGAACACTTTCAGAGTTTTCATCATAGAGTTTCGATTTTTTTACAGGCTTTCCTGCGCAGAAGCATGTAACGAATGAAGAGCTTTCTGTATTGATGTCACAAACTCACAAAAAGTAAAGGTGGCCTCACAACacaagttttgttttgttatatacTTATTAATCATTTCCCTCTCCATTCAAGTAGGAACAGGTCCATTACAACTTAATAGATAGTAGAATAACACATTGAAAGGAGAAGGTCAAGAATTTAATTTGCCCAACAAAGTGAAGTAGTTCTCTAAGCACATTGCATGCCAAAAGTTAAAgccacattcaatttacaaagtAAGCGGCATATGCAATACTTTCAACAAGAACACGGCATACAGAAAGATACATAGTGACAGCAAGCACAAACAATGTACTAGGAGTTCCTCAAGCTGAAAATACAAGATATTGCACCAAAATTTTCCATCTGTTACTTCATAGATCATAATCATCAAAAAACAACAAACCATCACCAGAGCACTATATCTTCACAAAGTGGGCAAGTCACTTGAAAAAGACGATAAAATGTTGCAATATAAAGAAGGAATTGAAATCATTCATGAGCTTATTAACTTTCAAATTCTCTAATGCCAAAAGGAACTCAATTTTACACACATTTACAATTGAGGCAAAGAAGTTACCTTGTTCAAGCAAGGTCTCATAAGCATAATTGGTGCAGGCCAAACTGTCACTGTGCTGGCCAAACCATGAACCCTGTAATGAATCCAACCCGAAATTCAATGCAGATGGTAATGGATCTTCTTCCAAGTTGACATTAGACAAGGATTTGATCAAGGAATCACAAGGGTCTACTGAAGTCAATGAAGAGGTCCAAGTGGGTTGGGCAGTAAAGCGGTTCAATCTAAAGGGCTGAGCTTTAGCTGACAAACGAGAGGACACTGCAGAAGATGAGACTCTCTTTCCATGACCATCCTCCTCCATTTCTATACTATAAAGTTGCAGTCAAAACCCtatgcaaaacccaaaacccaatacCAGAATTCAGAAAAGGCAAGAACAGTAATGTAGTCTGCTCAATTGGGATGATGAAATCACAAATAACAACATGATCGCCTTAATTAAGCTAAAGGATGATTCTTTGGTGTTTTCTTTGCTTTAAGTAAATGAAAATGTGGAATCTTTAAGAACTAAGCATGCATATTTGATAAAGTAAAGAACTTTAAATCTTTGCATAATAATAAGAATGGAGATTTAGAACATACCTATTGCAGGTCTCTCTATCTGTTGGGTTTGATCTTTCTCTAACTATTGACTGCTTTCTTCATTCAGTTTTGTCATGTCGACTCTACAATTGCCTCGAAGGCCggtcccttcttcttcttctttgctttatTATCGGCTTTTGTTTTGGTCAATGGCAAGTCCCGCCACATTTACCCATTTGGCTTTTGTTGTTCGACACTTCagtggaaaaaaaaaggaagtaaaggaagataaaaagttaaaacccTAACTGGTTTGGTTCTcggaaagtaagcatcaggaaagCAAAGTTGTttctttcctgtgtttgggatgcaaaaggaaaggaaatactttcctgaagcaaaggaaaatagTGGGAAAATGTTTCATTCTATActccaaatgaatcactttcccccattctttctttgcatttattactcacaacatattattttattccattaattacatactttttaacaactttctttatattaccaaacatcggaatggaaagttcttcggaaagttcatttcccttcccatgggaaagacaaaggaactACTTTCATTTCCGCGAACCAAATGAGGTAAGGgtatgtttacttacttggaaggaaagggaatgattacggggtaaaaacattcttgcgtttactaacacataaaggaatcggaatgattccgggtaaaagaattcatgcgtttacgaacacatgaaggaatatgaatggatgtaggtctcacctccttatcaggaatcgattcatGAATACTCAGGAAATTCGATTACGaatgggggagatgggtttaggaatcattctttcggaatcaataccgattcctttcttctctcattccacttgtctctgattcatgattattttccattccaagtaagtaaacgtgccataaattCTGAAATATGAACCCCGGTTGGTGTTTTTTCGTAGGATTTTCAATGAACTTCCTTAAAATATGGTAAAAAAAGGAAGTAAAGGAAGATAAAAAGTTAGTAATGAGAGTCTACAAAAAGCCATTAAGAaagctttattatttttttttttttgaaaaaatagataatttcattacttatccataGTCAGAAAGTACGTACATCAGATATTGTCtcataccaaaatcataaatgacACAAGTTGCCAAGCAAAAAacaggtgaccctcactgttACACAtacgctcacttattgagcctaacaacaaagaaacaaaatcctCACTACTTACCTCCCTTTGAACAGAAACCTAGTCGCTTAAAGATTTCAATTGGTGTACAAATAGAGAAACTAAGATGAAA contains these protein-coding regions:
- the LOC112180203 gene encoding uncharacterized protein LOC112180203 isoform X3 produces the protein MEEDGHGKRVSSSAVSSRLSAKAQPFRLNRFTAQPTWTSSLTSVDPCDSLIKSLSNVNLEEDPLPSALNFGLDSLQGSWFGQHSDSLACTNYAYETLLEQGKPVKKSKLYDENSESVHEKCSYLTMGRETPFTSSSTDPVDAGIFSSSAVNSVATSYEFPMSVMYSASMLQSYSQPELTYTTPAASWNRSNLTMTFGEVGLTKYDPCAANSTASQSPRYDAFLDLGLGSSDTRITFSPLNPILSKNAEVTGSFAVKCNDNSSKYSPPDIMDLHQLLYGEGKKTDHDKSPSDKGNERKCGKTVSSEGSDPLLTDKSDPQITLEKLYDKSSSEHQDAEAAVSLSTKLDGNDSDVDSPCWRGSLASRQTPLGVSRSLSSHSIENVQEASYSLNPLAPHFFPRPSKAIVNCYANECDADDFSSFKNSESGAVGAVSSFSKENTSVDKAGSKSSLSLNGMGTQTSNDIHEPKREYALLDKSGSYSALSEGTPYFPNKSTEIIEAGCSKMGFQVTKTGALAVPHELDHQNVVGCLDITERMLNSFPSYSNVTGKSKDIIQMQVMGNAVRDSYSTKDEIDPQALVYKKLWLEAEATLRAMKYERCVMHEIGNGMAQSKQK
- the LOC112180203 gene encoding uncharacterized protein LOC112180203 isoform X1, with the protein product MEEDGHGKRVSSSAVSSRLSAKAQPFRLNRFTAQPTWTSSLTSVDPCDSLIKSLSNVNLEEDPLPSALNFGLDSLQGSWFGQHSDSLACTNYAYETLLEQGKPVKKSKLYDENSESVHEKCSYLTMGRETPFTSSSTDPVDAGIFSSSAVNSVATSYEFPMSVMYSASMLQSYSQPELTYTTPAASWNRSNLTMTFGEVGLTKYDPCAANSTASQSPRYDAFLDLGLGSSDTRITFSPLNPILSKNAEVTGSFAVKCNDNSSKYSPPDIMDLHQLLYGEGKKTDHDKSPSDKGNERKCGKTVSSEGSDPLLTDKSDPQITLEKLYDKSSSEHQDAEAAVSLSTKLDGNDSDVDSPCWRGSLASRQTPLGVSRSLSSHSIENVQEASYSLNPLAPHFFPRPSKAIVNCYANECDADDFSSFKNSESGAVGAVSSFSKENTSVDKAGSKSSLSLNGMGTQTSNDIHEPKREYALLDKSGSYSALSEGISKLLSTDSKTDVSTVLNMMHDLSSFLVQNCSNDVLLNDHDLIQHIINNLCMCFQHRAGGKTPMPDFTVSGTPYFPNKSTEIIEAGCSKMGFQVTKTGALAVPHELDHQNVVGCLDITERMLNSFPSYSNVTGKSKDIIQMQVMGNAVRDSYSTKDEIDPQALVYKKLWLEAEATLRAMKYERCVMHEIGNGMAQSKQK
- the LOC112180203 gene encoding uncharacterized protein LOC112180203 isoform X2, encoding MEEDGHGKRVSSSAVSSRLSAKAQPFRLNRFTAQPTWTSSLTSVDPCDSLIKSLSNVNLEEDPLPSALNFGLDSLQGSWFGQHSDSLACTNYAYETLLEQGKPVKKSKLYDENSESVHEKCSYLTMGRETPFTSSSTDPVDAGIFSSSAVNSVATSYEFPMSVMYSASMLQSYSQPELTYTTPAASWNRSNLTMTFGEVGLTKYDPCAANSTASQSPRYDAFLDLGLGSSDTRITFSPLNPILSKNAEVTGSFAVKCNDNSSKYSPPDIMDLHQLLYGEGKKTDHDKSPSDKGNERKCGKTVSSEGSDPLLTDKSDPQITLEKLYDKSSSEHQDAEAAVSLSTKLDGNDSDVDSPCWRGSLASRQTPLGVSRSLSSHSIENVQEASYSLNPLAPHFFPRPSKAIVNCYANECDADDFSSFKNSESGAVGAVSSFSKENTSVDKAGSKSSLSLNGMGTQTSNDIHEPKREYALLDKSGSYSALSEGISKLLSTDSKTDVSTVLNMMHDLSSFLVQNCSNDVLLNDHDLIQHIINNLCMCFQHRAGGKTPMPDFTVSGTPYFPNKSTEIIEAGCSKMGFQVTKTGALAVPHELDHQNVVGCLDITERMLNSFPSYSNVTGKSKDIIQVMGNAVRDSYSTKDEIDPQALVYKKLWLEAEATLRAMKYERCVMHEIGNGMAQSKQK